One window from the genome of Desulfobacterales bacterium encodes:
- a CDS encoding nucleoside-diphosphate sugar epimerase/dehydratase, which produces MFSRQIKNLNFYVILISDMALFAMAHASAYCIRFEFSIPDTSLEQMIFILPLIIPIKLLIFNVFGLYQGMWRYTSISDMWGLVKATVFSSLVILTAMLIVHRFSGFSRAVFILDGFLTLVFTGGMRLGIRLLYQKKMIQNGNNGRSVNIHKDEKKPVLIIGAGDAGEKTLREVMDNPRLPFKVVGFIDDESSKKGLSIHGVSVLGDLGTLPVNIQRYKVEEVLIAAPSATGEQMRHIVETCELCHVRYRTLPGLGELIDGKVSVKALRDVNFQDLLGRPPVELNMDAIQAYIKDRCVLVTGAGGSIGSELCRQIVRFSPERLVLVDASEADLYRVQIELKQQVGYIRYTTILGAVQNGPLMNGVFKKYQPKVVFHAAAYKHVPMLEENPWQAVINNISGTQEIMERAIEHGAEYFVLVSTDKAVRPTNVMGATKRVGEMMMQALAGNGTRMMAVRFGNVVGSSGSVIPLFREQIARGGPVTVTHPEITRFFMTIPEATQLILQAGAIGAGGEIFILEMGTPVKIVDMARDLIRLSGRDPDTDIEIVFTGLRPGEKLYEELITEGEGIVPTDHEKILVLKSDGRFNGHGGKDVFREWLFAELKTLYRAARKQDGYAIRSKLKEIVPEYSAQDSECVL; this is translated from the coding sequence ATGTTCAGCAGACAAATCAAAAATCTTAATTTCTACGTCATCCTGATCAGCGACATGGCGCTGTTTGCCATGGCGCACGCGTCGGCCTACTGCATCCGCTTTGAGTTTAGCATCCCTGACACATCCCTGGAGCAGATGATTTTTATCCTGCCGCTGATTATTCCAATTAAACTTCTGATATTCAATGTTTTCGGTTTGTACCAGGGGATGTGGCGGTATACCAGCATTTCGGATATGTGGGGGCTGGTCAAGGCAACGGTCTTTTCCAGCCTGGTGATCCTCACTGCCATGCTGATCGTCCACCGCTTCAGCGGGTTTTCCCGGGCGGTTTTTATATTGGACGGATTTCTGACCCTGGTCTTTACCGGCGGGATGCGCCTGGGCATCCGTCTGCTGTATCAGAAAAAAATGATCCAAAACGGTAATAACGGCCGATCCGTCAACATTCATAAAGATGAAAAAAAGCCGGTCCTGATCATCGGGGCAGGGGATGCCGGCGAAAAAACACTCCGGGAAGTGATGGACAACCCGCGCCTGCCCTTTAAGGTGGTGGGGTTTATCGACGACGAATCGTCCAAGAAGGGGCTGTCGATTCATGGCGTCAGCGTTCTGGGGGACTTGGGCACGCTGCCCGTCAACATCCAGCGATACAAAGTGGAAGAGGTTTTGATTGCAGCGCCGTCGGCCACCGGCGAGCAGATGCGCCACATTGTGGAGACCTGCGAACTGTGCCATGTGCGCTACCGGACCCTGCCGGGGTTGGGAGAACTCATCGACGGCAAGGTGAGCGTAAAAGCCCTGCGGGACGTCAACTTTCAGGACCTGCTGGGCCGTCCGCCGGTGGAGCTGAACATGGATGCGATCCAGGCGTACATCAAGGACCGCTGCGTGCTGGTGACCGGGGCCGGCGGGTCCATCGGCTCCGAGCTCTGCCGCCAGATCGTGCGGTTCAGTCCGGAGCGGCTGGTCCTGGTGGATGCATCCGAGGCCGATCTTTACCGGGTCCAGATCGAGCTCAAACAGCAGGTGGGCTACATCCGCTATACCACGATCCTGGGGGCGGTCCAGAACGGCCCGCTCATGAACGGGGTCTTTAAGAAGTATCAGCCCAAGGTTGTGTTTCACGCCGCCGCCTACAAGCACGTGCCCATGCTGGAGGAAAACCCCTGGCAGGCGGTGATCAACAATATTTCCGGCACTCAGGAGATCATGGAGCGCGCTATCGAACACGGGGCTGAATATTTTGTCCTGGTGTCCACCGACAAGGCCGTTCGGCCCACCAATGTCATGGGCGCCACCAAGCGGGTCGGCGAAATGATGATGCAGGCCCTTGCCGGCAACGGCACCCGCATGATGGCGGTGCGCTTCGGCAATGTGGTGGGATCCTCAGGGTCGGTGATCCCCCTGTTCCGGGAGCAGATCGCCCGGGGCGGGCCGGTGACGGTGACGCACCCTGAGATCACCCGGTTTTTCATGACCATTCCCGAAGCCACCCAGTTGATCCTCCAGGCCGGCGCCATCGGCGCAGGCGGGGAGATATTCATCCTGGAGATGGGCACCCCGGTTAAGATCGTGGACATGGCCCGGGACCTCATCCGCCTTTCGGGCCGGGACCCGGACACGGACATCGAGATCGTGTTTACGGGCTTAAGACCGGGGGAAAAGCTTTACGAGGAGCTGATCACCGAAGGCGAGGGGATCGTTCCCACCGACCATGAAAAAATCCTGGTGCTCAAATCCGACGGCCGTTTTAACGGCCACGGCGGCAAGGACGTCTTCCGTGAGTGGTTGTTTGCGGAACTCAAGACCCTTTACCGGGCGGCCCGCAAACAGGACGGCTACGCCATCCGCAGCAAGCTCAAGGAGATCGTACCCGAATACAGCGCCCAGGACTCCGAGTGTGTCCTCTAA
- a CDS encoding sugar transferase, whose protein sequence is MVGPRPPIPSEVKKYDMWQRRRLSMKPGITCLWQVTPCRNDVCFDDWMKLDLEYIDKWSLWLDFKILFKTAAVVLTGSGR, encoded by the coding sequence ATTGTCGGCCCCCGGCCGCCGATCCCATCCGAAGTTAAGAAATACGATATGTGGCAGCGCCGCCGGCTGTCCATGAAGCCAGGCATCACCTGCCTTTGGCAGGTCACCCCCTGCCGCAACGATGTCTGCTTCGACGACTGGATGAAGCTGGATCTCGAGTACATCGACAAGTGGTCCCTGTGGCTCGATTTTAAAATCCTTTTCAAAACCGCCGCTGTGGTCCTGACCGGCTCCGGCCGCTGA
- a CDS encoding transposase: protein MDPIDLVAEHKVNRFFRARKKLTQGNIISHITQRAAGKDPCFVEDDDFLCMLGFLRESAQKHDYEIFSFCLMGNHAHLLLRPNQGNLQSAMRDLFSRYAMRFNRKYERRGHLFGGPYRQAVCLDDAYLIAASVYIHLNPVKADIVSDPRDYRWSSVRLFVDESEKSSFVNAGFIMQILANDLQIARKRYRQLLEKGSKLPIDYAQSQESGVEHFKQKLLAAFPKIFGKMATVKTVARIAGKEIINMEALERRIDEAVAQYGKRKPGSRRAIKFLIEQLTARGFKRFEIAELLHLSPKTVYNILKMQT, encoded by the coding sequence TTGGACCCGATTGATTTGGTTGCCGAGCATAAGGTCAATCGTTTTTTTCGTGCGCGAAAAAAACTGACACAGGGAAATATCATTTCGCATATCACCCAACGCGCCGCCGGCAAAGATCCGTGCTTTGTCGAAGACGACGACTTTCTGTGCATGCTGGGATTTCTCAGGGAATCGGCACAAAAGCACGACTACGAAATCTTTTCGTTTTGCCTTATGGGAAACCATGCCCACTTACTATTGCGGCCTAACCAGGGAAACCTCCAGTCCGCCATGCGGGATCTGTTTTCCCGGTATGCGATGAGATTCAACCGGAAATATGAAAGGCGGGGGCATTTGTTCGGAGGACCTTACCGGCAAGCCGTATGTCTGGACGATGCATACTTGATAGCTGCTTCGGTATACATACACTTAAATCCGGTAAAAGCGGATATCGTTTCCGATCCCAGGGATTACCGATGGTCGTCGGTTCGGCTATTTGTCGACGAATCAGAAAAGAGTTCTTTCGTAAATGCCGGTTTCATCATGCAAATTCTCGCCAATGATCTTCAAATTGCCAGGAAAAGATACCGACAGCTACTGGAAAAAGGATCGAAACTGCCTATTGATTATGCACAATCGCAAGAGAGTGGAGTGGAGCATTTCAAGCAAAAACTCCTGGCGGCGTTTCCTAAAATTTTCGGAAAAATGGCAACTGTCAAAACAGTGGCCAGGATTGCTGGAAAAGAGATAATAAATATGGAAGCGCTGGAACGGCGAATCGATGAGGCCGTGGCCCAATATGGTAAACGGAAACCGGGATCGCGCCGGGCAATAAAATTTCTCATCGAACAACTGACTGCCAGGGGGTTCAAGCGGTTTGAAATTGCGGAGCTTCTGCATCTTTCGCCCAAAACAGTTTATAACATTTTGAAAATGCAAACATAA
- a CDS encoding sugar transferase, with protein MKSVTADDCGRVTPYRNDVCFDDRMKLDQEYIDKWSLWIDFKILFKTAGVVLTGSGR; from the coding sequence CTGAAATCGGTAACTGCCGACGACTGTGGCAGGGTCACCCCCTACCGCAACGATGTCTGCTTTGATGACCGGATGAAGCTGGATCAAGAATACATCGACAAGTGGTCGCTTTGGATAGACTTTAAAATCCTTTTCAAAACCGCCGGTGTGGTTTTGAC